A genomic stretch from Bradyrhizobium quebecense includes:
- the nudC gene encoding NAD(+) diphosphatase: MSASDSFPLGQPAFVTHVLDRAAHLRSNDEKLFALEGHREARAYVIYRDSLVVKQEEGGARALLSLEEARAFGANPGTIFLGLRDAAPIFGMGIAPQAAEKLVGRSDVAITELRGMAMQGVVPPEQLSAIAMAKSMVTWHQRHGFCPNCGARTAMKDGGWKRECPSCKAEHFPRTDPVVIMLVTSGDKVLLGRQKQFMPGMYSCLAGFVEAAETIEDAVRREIFEESGIRCTDVNYYMTQPWPYPSSLMIGCTARATNEDIVVDRTELEDARWFDHAEATLMLKRQHPDGLAGPHPFAIAHHLLGRWVHHRNPLDQ, translated from the coding sequence ATGTCTGCATCCGATTCTTTTCCGCTCGGCCAGCCGGCCTTCGTCACCCATGTGCTGGACCGCGCCGCGCATCTGCGCAGCAATGACGAGAAGCTGTTCGCGCTGGAGGGCCATCGCGAGGCCAGAGCCTATGTGATCTATCGCGACTCGCTGGTCGTGAAGCAGGAGGAAGGCGGCGCCCGCGCCCTGCTCTCGCTGGAGGAGGCCCGCGCCTTTGGCGCCAATCCCGGCACGATCTTCCTGGGGCTACGCGATGCTGCGCCGATCTTCGGCATGGGGATCGCGCCGCAGGCGGCCGAGAAGCTGGTCGGGCGCAGTGACGTCGCGATCACCGAATTGCGCGGCATGGCGATGCAGGGCGTGGTGCCGCCGGAACAACTGTCGGCCATCGCGATGGCGAAATCGATGGTGACCTGGCACCAGCGCCACGGCTTCTGTCCGAACTGCGGCGCCCGTACGGCGATGAAGGATGGCGGCTGGAAGCGCGAATGCCCGAGCTGCAAGGCCGAGCACTTTCCCCGCACCGATCCGGTCGTGATCATGCTGGTCACGTCGGGCGACAAGGTGCTGCTCGGCCGGCAGAAGCAGTTCATGCCCGGGATGTATTCCTGCCTCGCCGGCTTCGTCGAAGCCGCCGAGACCATCGAGGACGCGGTCAGGCGCGAGATTTTCGAGGAGTCCGGCATCCGCTGCACCGACGTCAATTATTACATGACGCAGCCCTGGCCCTATCCGTCATCGCTGATGATCGGCTGCACCGCGCGTGCGACCAACGAGGACATCGTGGTCGACCGCACTGAGCTCGAGGACGCACGCTGGTTCGACCATGCCGAGGCGACGCTGATGCTCAAGCGCCAGCATCCCGACGGCCTGGCCGGCCCGCATCCGTTCGCGATTGCCCATCATTTGCTCGGCCGCTGGGTGCACCACCGAAATCCGTTGGACCAATAG
- a CDS encoding HIT domain-containing protein: MPASNWSLHSQLKKDTIDIGDLPLCKVLVIKDAHYPWLLLVPRRDGAVEIIDLDEVEQAQLMTEITRVSRALKEVTKCDKLNVAALGNLVPQLHVHVIARRTSDAAWPRPVWGVMPPLAHDAEEVQNFISALRRKIWLG; encoded by the coding sequence ATGCCCGCCTCCAACTGGTCGCTGCATTCGCAGCTCAAGAAAGACACCATCGACATCGGCGACCTGCCGCTGTGCAAGGTGCTCGTCATCAAGGATGCGCACTATCCCTGGCTGCTGCTGGTGCCGCGGCGCGACGGCGCGGTCGAGATCATCGACCTCGACGAGGTCGAGCAGGCGCAGCTGATGACGGAGATCACCCGCGTCTCGCGGGCCCTGAAAGAGGTCACCAAGTGCGACAAGCTGAATGTCGCCGCCCTCGGCAACCTCGTCCCGCAGCTCCACGTCCACGTCATCGCGCGCCGCACCAGCGACGCTGCATGGCCGCGTCCCGTTTGGGGCGTGATGCCGCCGCTGGCGCATGACGCCGAGGAAGTGCAGAATTTCATCAGTGCGCTTCGCCGCAAGATCTGGTTGGGTTGA
- a CDS encoding DNA polymerase III subunit gamma/tau translates to MNDAGDPSQPSDGAGKASLDGGFDLGGAPDTAKPYRVLARKYRPSSFEDLIGQEAMVRTVSNAFETGRIPQAWILTGVRGVGKTTTARILARALNYAKPDGSVKGPTIHMPDLGVHCQAIMESRHMDVLEMDAASHTGVDDVRQINDSVRYAPASARYKVYIIDEVHMLSTAAFNAFLKTLEEPPEHAKFVFATTEIRKVPITVLSRCQRFDLRRVEADVLMKHLGNIAAKEGVEVEPEALGIIARAAEGSVRDSLSLFDQAIAHAAGLVKADAVRQMLGLADRTRVIDLFDSLARGDLAGAFAEFRAQYDVGADPVVVLSDLAEFVNFVTRVKFVPGTADNVAFGETERVRAREFAAKLSTRVLSRMWQMLLKGIAEVQTATRPAAAAEMVLVRIAYVADLPTPDEAIRMMIEQNGGGAAPATSGSAASSAPRGAPASTMSAMPSARAPQGAPRADLAARPQMAAPVADAAPALRITSFPQLIALAGEKRDIMTKSALEADVRLVRIEDGQLEIALEPKAQRALVTDLSRKLELWTGRRWTVIISNAAGQPTVRSQNELARSEHQRAAEADPRVQEVLARFPGTKVVEVRRLAAEVPVADATGEDPIETSDSDDD, encoded by the coding sequence ATGAATGACGCTGGCGACCCCTCCCAACCGTCCGACGGCGCAGGCAAAGCAAGCCTTGACGGCGGTTTTGATTTGGGTGGCGCGCCTGATACGGCCAAGCCGTACCGCGTTCTCGCCCGCAAATACCGTCCCTCCAGCTTCGAGGATCTGATCGGCCAGGAGGCCATGGTGCGCACCGTCTCGAACGCGTTCGAGACCGGGCGGATTCCGCAGGCCTGGATTCTGACCGGCGTCCGCGGGGTCGGCAAGACCACCACCGCGCGCATCCTCGCCCGTGCCTTGAACTACGCGAAGCCGGACGGCTCGGTGAAGGGGCCGACTATCCACATGCCCGACCTCGGCGTGCACTGCCAGGCGATCATGGAAAGCCGGCACATGGACGTGCTGGAGATGGACGCGGCCTCGCACACCGGCGTCGACGATGTCCGCCAGATCAACGACAGCGTGCGCTATGCGCCGGCCAGCGCGCGCTACAAGGTCTACATCATCGACGAAGTCCACATGCTGTCGACGGCGGCCTTCAACGCCTTCCTGAAGACGCTGGAGGAGCCGCCGGAGCACGCCAAGTTCGTGTTCGCCACCACCGAAATCCGCAAGGTTCCGATCACGGTGCTGTCGCGCTGCCAGCGCTTCGATCTGCGCCGGGTCGAGGCAGACGTGCTGATGAAGCATCTCGGCAACATCGCGGCCAAGGAAGGCGTCGAGGTCGAGCCCGAGGCGCTCGGCATCATCGCGCGCGCCGCCGAAGGTTCGGTGCGCGATTCGCTGTCGCTGTTCGACCAGGCGATCGCGCATGCCGCAGGCCTCGTGAAGGCCGACGCGGTCAGGCAGATGCTCGGCCTCGCCGACCGCACCCGGGTCATCGATCTCTTCGATTCGCTGGCGCGCGGCGATCTCGCCGGCGCCTTCGCCGAATTCCGCGCGCAATATGATGTCGGCGCCGATCCGGTGGTGGTGCTGTCCGATCTTGCCGAGTTCGTCAATTTCGTCACCCGCGTGAAGTTCGTGCCGGGAACCGCGGACAACGTCGCGTTCGGCGAGACCGAGCGGGTGCGCGCGCGTGAATTCGCCGCAAAACTGTCGACGCGGGTGCTGTCGCGGATGTGGCAGATGCTGCTCAAGGGTATCGCCGAGGTGCAGACCGCGACGCGGCCTGCCGCTGCCGCCGAGATGGTGCTGGTGCGGATCGCCTATGTCGCCGACCTGCCGACGCCGGATGAAGCGATCCGGATGATGATCGAGCAGAATGGCGGCGGCGCGGCGCCCGCGACGTCGGGCTCCGCCGCATCGTCAGCGCCACGCGGCGCGCCGGCCTCGACGATGTCTGCCATGCCGTCGGCGCGGGCACCGCAGGGCGCGCCGCGCGCCGATCTCGCCGCGCGTCCGCAGATGGCGGCCCCAGTCGCCGATGCCGCGCCGGCGCTGCGCATCACCAGCTTTCCGCAGCTGATCGCGCTCGCCGGCGAGAAGCGCGATATCATGACCAAGAGCGCGCTGGAGGCCGATGTGCGGCTGGTGCGCATCGAGGATGGCCAGCTCGAGATCGCGCTCGAGCCGAAGGCACAGCGCGCGCTCGTCACCGATCTGTCGCGCAAGCTCGAACTATGGACCGGGCGGCGCTGGACCGTGATCATCTCCAACGCGGCCGGCCAGCCCACCGTGCGTTCGCAGAACGAATTGGCGCGCAGCGAGCATCAGCGTGCCGCGGAGGCCGATCCGCGCGTGCAGGAAGTACTGGCGCGCTTCCCCGGCACCAAGGTGGTCGAGGTCCGCCGCCTTGCCGCCGAGGTTCCGGTGGCGGATGCGACCGGCGAAGACCCGATTGAAACTTCCGACAGCGACGACGATTGA
- a CDS encoding YbaB/EbfC family nucleoid-associated protein has protein sequence MADFLGMMKQAAQLQSKMQAMQEELGNVEVEGISGGGLVAVRMTAKMEVKGIKIDPSLMKPEEREVLEDLLVTALGDARRKAETAMQEKMMALTGGLGLPPGFGPT, from the coding sequence ATGGCTGATTTTCTCGGCATGATGAAGCAGGCAGCGCAGCTGCAATCCAAGATGCAGGCGATGCAGGAAGAGCTCGGCAATGTCGAGGTCGAGGGCATCTCCGGCGGCGGCCTGGTCGCCGTGCGCATGACCGCGAAGATGGAAGTGAAGGGCATCAAGATCGATCCGTCGCTGATGAAGCCGGAGGAGCGCGAGGTGCTCGAGGATCTGCTGGTCACCGCGCTGGGCGACGCGCGTCGCAAGGCCGAGACCGCGATGCAGGAGAAGATGATGGCACTTACCGGTGGGCTCGGCCTGCCGCCGGGATTTGGTCCGACCTAA
- the recR gene encoding recombination mediator RecR, producing the protein MAASVAGPEIERLIQLLARLPGLGPRSARRAALHLIKKREALMTPLTAALQVAIDKIQVCKTCGNIDTQNPCTVCTDPRRDPSIIVVVADVADLWALERANATNGRYHVLGATLSPLDGVGPQDLTIDQLVARAHAPEVSEIILALNATVDGQTTAHYITDLLSEANVRVTRLAHGVPVGGELDYLDEGTLSAAMRQRTLF; encoded by the coding sequence ATGGCTGCGAGCGTTGCCGGCCCCGAGATTGAACGCCTGATCCAGTTGCTGGCGCGGCTGCCCGGGCTCGGGCCCCGTTCGGCGCGGCGCGCGGCACTGCATTTGATCAAGAAGCGCGAGGCCCTGATGACGCCGCTGACCGCGGCGCTGCAGGTCGCGATCGACAAGATCCAGGTCTGCAAGACCTGCGGAAACATCGATACACAGAACCCCTGCACGGTCTGCACCGATCCGCGCCGCGATCCCTCGATCATCGTCGTGGTCGCCGATGTCGCCGATCTCTGGGCGCTGGAACGTGCCAATGCGACCAATGGACGCTATCACGTGCTCGGCGCAACGCTGTCGCCGCTCGACGGTGTCGGCCCGCAGGATCTCACCATCGATCAGCTGGTGGCGCGCGCGCATGCGCCCGAGGTCAGCGAGATCATTCTGGCGCTCAATGCGACCGTCGATGGCCAGACCACCGCGCATTACATTACCGACCTCTTGTCGGAGGCCAATGTGCGGGTGACGCGTCTGGCGCATGGCGTGCCGGTCGGCGGAGAGCTTGATTACCTCGACGAAGGTACGCTATCGGCTGCGATGCGGCAGCGGACGCTGTTCTAG